A single region of the Rattus rattus isolate New Zealand chromosome 8, Rrattus_CSIRO_v1, whole genome shotgun sequence genome encodes:
- the LOC116906556 gene encoding sorting nexin-19-like, which translates to MKAQTVSPTQGNIPESSYVYSNLWSSRKLMVVGVLLGWLLVIHLLVNVWLLILLCASLVVLGGWLGSTAIVGASGQLHLERFISITTCPPCPEAERHLEQEINCTIQMIIRDFVLSWYRSVSHEKTFEAEMEAAMKGLVQELRRRMSIVDSHALTQRVLTLCGYHLQSYIQAKEATAKEQSCPVEPSQLWDAYCQVTTPHPAMSCPTTEVTYARGIVNLILKELVPKPHLETRTGRHVVVELITCNVILPLISKLSDPDWIHLILPDIRGPLFLCEDPELESPLSELGKETIMLMTPGNFLSHRIQDALCALDDSQALEPRDGEGSECMEGAEAEEAPGAETEAGTLVSMLNCPEIQIDPADKEAEQGDDVSLTTLLEEPEKPCLQRPSCLDKGLDSGACSLEPAVPPLSLSSSPPGPLSSATFSFESLSSPDGPVVIQNLRITGTITAREHSGTGFHPYTLYTVKVTG; encoded by the exons ATGAAGGCACAAACAGTGTCCCCTACCCAGGGGAATATCCCCGAGTCCAGTTATGTCTACAGCAATCTATGGAGTAGCCGGAAGCTAATGGTTGTAGGAGTCTTGCTGGGCTGGCTACTGGTCATCCACCTTCTGGTCAACGTGTGGCTTCTGATCCTTCTGTGTGCATCGTTGGTAGTGCTGGGAGGATGGCTGGGCTCCACTGCCATTGTAGGGGCTTCAGGTCAATTGCACCTGGAACGATTCATTTCAATTACCACCTGCCCTCCATGTCCCGAGGCAGAAAGGCATCTGGAACAGGAGATTAACTGCACCATCCAGATGATTATCCGAGACTTCGTGCTATCCTGGTATCGTTCTGTGAGCCATGAGAAGACATTCGAGGCGGAGATGGAGGCAGCCATGAAAGGGTTGGTTCAGGAGCTTCGAAGGCGGATGAGCATAGTGGACAGCCATGCTCTTACCCAGAGGGTTCTGACTCTCTGTGGCTATCACCTGCAAAGCTATATTCAGGCGAAGGAGGCTACTGCAAAGGAGCAGAGCTGTCCAGTTGAGCCCTCCCAGCTGTGGGATGCTTACTGCCAGGTTACAACTCCCCATCCTGCCATGAGCTGTCCCACCACTGAGGTCACTTACGCACGTGGCATTGTGAATTTGATACTAAAAGAGTTAGTGCCCAAGCCCCACCTGGAGACTAGAACCGGACGCCATGTTGTAGTCGAACTCATTACTTGCAATGTAATCTTACCACTGATCAGCAAGCTATCAGATCCTGACTGGATCCACCTTATACTT CCAGATATCCGAGGCCCCTTGTTCTTGTGTGAAGACCCAGAACTGGAGTCACCACTGTCTGAACTGGGCAAAGAAACCATCATGCTGATGACCCCAGGCAACTTCCTTTCGCACAGGATTCAGGATGCTCTGTGTGCCCTAGACGATTCCCAGGCTCTGGAGCCTAGGGATGGCGAGGGATCTGAGTGCATGGAAggagcagaagctgaggaggctccaggagcagagacagaggcaggcacgCTGGTCTCCATGCTTAATTGCCCAGAGATCCAGATTGACCCAGCAGACAAGGAGGCGGAGCAAGGAGATGATGTGTCTCTTACAACGTTGCTGGAAGAaccagaaaaaccctgtctccagcgACCTTCGTGCTTAGACAAAGGTCTCGACAGTGGTGCGTGCTCCCTTGAGCCTGCTGTGCCTccactgtcactttcttcctctccccctggTCCTCTCAGCTCAGCCACCTTCAGCTTTGAGTCCCTGAGCAGTCCTGATGGCCCAGTTGTCATCCAGAACCTTCGAATCACTGGCACCATCACTGCCCGAGAGCACAGTGGGACTGGATTCCACCCGTACACGCTGTACACCGTGAAGGTAACAGGCTGA